DNA from Hippoglossus hippoglossus isolate fHipHip1 chromosome 1, fHipHip1.pri, whole genome shotgun sequence:
AGACACACTCTTAACTCTCTGGCTTGATTCACCACAACTTCCTCTTTGTGACATCTCTTCCAGAGTGCAGCGAAGATGATCAAGGAGTCAATGGACAAGAAATTCGGCAGCTCGTGGCATGTAGTGATCGGCGAAGGCTTCGGCTTCGAGGTCACTCACGAGGTGAAGAACCTGCTCTACATGTTCTTCGGAGGGAGCCTGGCCGTGTGCGTGTGGAAGTGCTCGTagcacctcctccctctcgctctccctccccccccccccccctccctgtgcCGTGGCTTACTGGGCTAGGAATAAACACCAGCTACCAACCAGATGCTGGTtaacatttgtgttgtggcaGGTCAGTTTGTCCACACTACCAGCCACTCTGGCAGATAATAAACCACCACTTCAAGATCTCGCCCAGTTTGTTGGCAGGGAAAATACTTGAAAGGGAATTTCTGAGAGCAGCAGTCACTTTGGCATTAACACAGCTTCCTGCCTTGTCTgtcacttttctttatttttctttccgTGGTTctaaacatttgtgtgtgtgtgtgcaagttcAACTTTTACAAACACTACAGCCAGGGTCTCCAAAGTCCTTTATCCTCATTCCTCTTcagggagcgtgtgtgtgtgtgagtgagtttaTATGTTGGTGTGTgctggacacacacagttttttgaAGTAACACTTCATGTTCACCTCCCTCAGCAGTTTTGTGCAACAGTAAACTGTCCGTTTGcactcgtctctctctctctctctctctctctctctctctctctctctctctctctctctgtctctgtctctctctctctctcaagccGTGCAAATCTTTTAATAAAATTCTTAATATTTTTTATGTGTACATAGTTTGATGCGACTTGAAAAACTTCTTTTTAAAGACCAGTGGCATCTTCTTACAACTGAAAGGCTCCGAGCCGAACCACACGAAACACGATCCACCTTTTCTCCCTGTAAAGCTGTTTGTAATAATCCCGAACAATATCACCGCCGCGCCGAGTGATACAAGCAATGTGATTGTTTTCATGGTGATGCCAGTGTGTTAATGATCCAGCACAACGGACCATTATGTGTGAACTGACCTGATTGTACAATAAACtctgaaatgtgatgaaatagGAACTTAGATTGTCGCCTGTGTTCTTCacaacatttgcatttatttcatttctggCGGGATATTTTTGTGCAGACTTATCAGAAGCAAATTGTAATTTTTATGACGCctgtggtgaggagataataGCTGCGGAGGTAGAGGAGATTTCTTGTAAGTAGAGACCAAATTAGAACGTGAATAAGGcaaatcatttctttttcataacaGCTAATGCAGTTACAGAATCGTTAGTGACTGCTCCTCCATTGCCAAGAGTCAAATTACACATTTGTTAAAAGTACCAATacatttgggattttttttggCTGGGTTtgaaaaaaagtgtaaaagtacGTGCGTCACACAGAGGAGTAATATGCCAGCAACTGCTTTTACAATGCTTTATAAAACTAAGAGATCCACAGAGCAGGATGGTTCCAAAAAtacccaaaaagaaaaaaggtaaaCGTTGGAGTTTCAGGGACTTGTCACAAAGAATGATGGAAACTTGCCTGAGACAGGTTTTCCCTGAGAACCTGGAGAAACTCGTGTTGAAAAGATGatgatttaaagttttaaaagatAACTTCCCTCTAAAGGCAGTTGAAATATTTTGGAAAGGAAGTTGCTCAAAGTGTCAGATTTTCTTAAACGTCTCTGCAGAGTTTCTGATTGACACCAGGATCCACAACTGTTCTGTGGTGTCACTTAAGGTGCTGCTCTGCATCAGTTAATATCAGTTTGTATGTGCAAGGAGATAAAATCAGCTTCCATCCACACTTACAACATGTAAGAGGCAATTTTGCCAATGCAGCAGTTTTATCTTCACgtaaatgaacattttttttgcaagtTTTAGTTTAACATTGATTTGATTAAAGATAAAATGACGTGCACAGAAACCTTATGTTCACCGTATAATTATATCAGTTTGTAGATTGAAGTggctaaaagaaaaaagggacaCTGCTTTAGAGAAAGAACGATAGTGTTGTATAACTGGAGTCTTTCTTTTGCACAATGACAGTGCAGAGGGCATTTTGACCCAGtggtgaggggagggagggagggaggggggggaggccACCATTGTTGACAGATGAGCTAAATCTGGCAACTCCATCCTGAACATTTGaatccacaaacacactgacctcaGATCAGGTCAGTCTGCTCTCTGGCTCTGTGTCTAATTCATGCAGGGAACTGAATGTGGCTTTCACCTGATGGTTAAGGCAGAGATTAATAATTGAGATTAGCAatcatacacatacatattcTGAATATGGTGAATCTTACATTTAATAACAGAGATCAAGCCTCGATCCAG
Protein-coding regions in this window:
- the LOC117762116 gene encoding dynein light chain 4, axonemal; translated protein: MAATGEGKKEEDYKRLHSFPLIRHTDMPEEMRVETMELCVTACEKFATNNESAAKMIKESMDKKFGSSWHVVIGEGFGFEVTHEVKNLLYMFFGGSLAVCVWKCS